A genome region from Carassius carassius chromosome 23, fCarCar2.1, whole genome shotgun sequence includes the following:
- the eea1 gene encoding early endosome antigen 1 codes for MLRRILQMTPGKGGSQSSESEQPSADMNNESSEGFICPQCMKSHNSAEELFKHYEVFHEPGDQPSPFSPSREDLALLRQEVQDLQASLKEERWFSEELKKELDKVQGQLATNKGPQSDGTSEKSELEMRLNESETENFNIKQMKDLFEQKAAQLATEIVDFKSRYDEEKSMREALEQRLASLNQDLQKEKLEKEKLAAELHQRPGVEDVEVLKKELVQVQTLMDNMTREREEESERLKSQYEQLQANFTTSETTIAQLKAELEKGPQEAAVYTQQIHQLQSSLNNYQQQTQLLSEKLSRKGKESEELEERLGQEQASKKSLQSSLHQKDLELQESQARVSSGEAALSRAQAELTERGEEAARLRRELSELEKNHQELKAERKQLQQQREEKENQGLQQQSEISQLHAKLLETERQLGELQGRLKEQRQLSGDKLKDREQQVADLQLKLSRLEEQLKECSTKSTDLQHQLDKSKQQHQELQTLQQSTNGKLREAQNDLEQVLRQIGDKDQKIQNLEALLQKSKDSVSQLEAEREDLCAKIQAGEGETAVLNQLKEKNSSLQEQIRQLTDKLKNQSESHKQAQDNLHEQVQEQKTHLRSAQDRCQSLETTISEFTTQLTESKEKIAQLDTQLKAKTEMLLSAEAAKNAQRADLENHLETAQNALQDKQQELSKVQAQLEEQGRRLQEKQEQCSQLESSLKDSRDKLLTTEQRMETLETQSKKVEVELTELRSGREQAQKEQQMLTKQISELEMKTKELNRLLDSEKQGAATRQEELKKKTSALSETKQQLEKAEQERVTLKASLDKLSQEGQKRQAELDKKAQGLSADLKKALEEKDALTKEMATVKEALSKASTALKESQTQLEAEKKSSKATLEEKEKFYQKAQQELQKNTESTSKELSRVKGQLEKAIEAEKGLQFQLTALNTQLKQSQDTLKEKENGVQQLQAELKTTQGSLSQEVKKFKVQVSELQTSLTKKTEEEAKLKEQVTTLSKDLNSEKNRCAELQKTSDGTKESLATLQSDYYGKESELSAVRQDLKVCEEKLVLAQEELVANRNQLSSHETQIQELKTARTKLEKDLSKRDEKIKQQVEALQKLQKQQEQIEEQLKKEKAQWEELKECQSALEKDKNKLSADLKALVEKNEKELKELQAAKQLLIQQKVELQGKVEAAQASLEQEQREHQKTKDSIKQKQQQLKAETDKLQQQLASEVKVKEEVEKQREEAEVKMSLQVAALNENVATLKREWQSSQRRVGELEKQTDELRGEIAVLEATVQNNQDERRALLERCVQGEGEIEKLQAKLVEMRRKLDDTTAAMQELGRENQSLQIKQSQSLTRKWAEDHEVQNCMACGKGFSVTVRKHHCRHCGNIFCAECSARNAMTPSSKKPVRVCDSCYEELQG; via the exons AGCAACTAACAAA GGCCCACAGAGTGATGGTACTAGTGAAAAATCAG AGCTCGAGATGAGGCTTAATGAATCCGAGACCGAGAATTTCAACATCAAACAGATGAAAGACTTGTTTGAACAGAAAGCTGCTCAGCTCGCAACTGAGATAGTTG ACTTCAAATCTCGTTATGATGAGGAGAAAAGCATGAGAGAAGCGCTGGAGCAAAGGCTGGCCAGTCTAAACCAAGATCTGCAGAAAGAGAAACTGGAGAAGGAGAAACTGGCGGCAGAGCTG CACCAGAGGCCTGGCGTGGAAGACGTGGAGGTGTTGAAGAAAGAGCTGGTGCAGGTGCAGACGCTCATGGACAACATGACCCGTGAGAGGGAGGAGGAGTCCGAGCGCCTCAAGAGCCAATACGAGCAGCTGCAGGCCAACTTCACTACCTCAGAG ACAACAATTGCTCAGTTGAAGGCAGAACTGGAGAAGGGTCCTCAGGAGGCAGCAGTCTACACCCAACAAATCCACCAATTACAGAGCAGCCTCAACAACTACCAGCAGCAGACCCAG CTTTTGTCAGAGAAGTTGTCTCGTAAGGGGAAGGAGAGTGAGGAACTCGAGGAGCGTCTGGGTCAGGAGCAGGCCTCTAAGAAGAGTCTTCAGTCTAGTCTGCACCAGAAAGACCTGGAGCTCCAGGAGAGCCAAGCCCGAGTGTCATCGGGAGAGGCAGCTCTGAGTCGGGCCCAGGCTGAATTGACCGAACGTGGGGAGGAGGCTGCACGATTAAGACGGGAACTCAGTGAACTGGAGAAGAACCACCAGGAGTTGAAGGCAGAGAGGAAGCAACTTCAACAGCagagagaagagaaagaaaaCCAGGGCCTGCAGCAGCAAAGTGAGATCAGCCAA CTGCACGCAAAGCTGCTGGAAACCGAGCGTCAGCTGGGGGAGCTGCAGGGCCGGCTGAAAGAGCAGAGACAGCTGTCAGGAGACAAACTCAAAGATCGGGAGCAGCAGGTGGCAGACCTGCAGCTTAAACTCTCCCGCTTGGAGGAACAG TTAAAGGAGTGCTCTACCAAGTCTACTGATCTGCAACATCAGCTGGACAAATCCAAACAGCAGCACCAAGAACTACAAACACTTCAACAGAGCACTAATGGCAAACTTAGAGAAGCACAG AATGACCTGGAGCAGGTGTTGCGTCAGATCGGGGACAAGGACCAGAAGATCCAGAATCTTGAAGCTCTGCTGCAGAAGAGCAAGGACAGTGTGAGCCAGCTGGAGGCAGAGAGAGAGGATCTGTGTGCTAAGATCCAGGCCGGTGAAGGAGAGACAGCTGTGCTGAACCAACTGAAAGAGAAAAATAGCTCATTACAGGAACAG ATAAGGCAGCTTACCGACAAGCTCAAGAACCAGTCTGAAAGCCACAAACAGGCTCAGGACAACCTTCACGAGCAGGTGCAGGAGCAGAAGACCCACCTGCGCTCAGCACAAGACCGCTGCCAGAGCCTAGAGACCACCATCTCTGAGTTTACCACACAGCTTACAGAGAGCAAAGAGAAGATTGCCCAGCTAGACACACAG cTAAAAGCCAAGACTGAGATGCTGTTGTCTGCTGAAGCAGCAAAAAATGCCCAGAGAGCCGACTTGGAGAACCACCTAGAGACtgcccagaatgcattgcaagatAAACAGCAA gaGTTGAGTAAAGTGCAGGCTCAGCTGGAGGAGCAGGGCCGCAGGCTGCAGGAGAAGCAGGAGCAGTGCTCTCAGCTGGAGAGCAGTCTGAAGGACAGCAGAGACAAACTGCTGACTACAGAGCAGAGGATGGAGACACTGGAGACCCAGAGCAAG AAAGTAGAAGTAGAGTTAACTGAACTCCGCTCTGGAAGAGAACAGGCTCAGAAGGAGCAGCAGATGCTGACGAAGCAGATCAGTGAGCTGGAGATGAAGACAAAGGAGCTGAACCGTCTTTTAGACTCCGAGAAACAAGG AGCTGCCACCCGGCAAGAGGAGTTGAAGAAGAAAACCTCAGCCCTCTCAGAAACAAAACAACAGCTGGAGAAGGCAGAGCAGGAGCGTGTGACCCTGAAGGCCAGCCTGGATAAACTGTCTCAGGAGGGTCAGAAGCGGCAAGCAGAGCTGGACAAGAAAGCTCAGGGTCTGAGTGCAGATCTTAAGAAAGCTCTGGAGGAGAAAGATGCTCTGACTAAAGAAATGGCAACAGTGAAAGAGGCTCTGAGCAAAGCTTCTACAGCTCTCAAAGAAAGCCAGACTCAATTGGAGGCAGAGAAGAAGAGCAGCAAGGCCACATTGGAGGAGAAG GAGAAGTTTTATCAGAAAGCACAGCAAGAGCTTCAGAAAAACACAGAGAGCACTTCTAAAGAGCTCAGCCGTGTCAAAGGTCAGCTGGAAAAAGCAATAGAG GCAGAAAAGGGGCTTCAATTTCAGCTGACTGCACTGAATACTCAACTGAAACAGTCTCAAGATAcactgaaagagaaagaaaatggtGTACAGCAGCTACAGGCAGAGCTGAAGACCACACAGGGGTCCTTAAGCCAGGAAGTGAAGAAATTTAAGGTGCAAGTGTCCGAGCTGCAGACTTCCCTCACTAAAAAG ACTGAAGAGGAGGCAAAGCTGAAGGAGCAGGTGACAACATTGTCTAAAGATCTCAACTCTGAGAAGAATCGCTGTGCAGAGCTGCAGAAGACCAGTGACGGCACCAAAGAAAGTCTCGCCACGCTTCAGTCTGATTACTACGGCAAAGAGTCTGAACTCTCTGCTGTACGCCAGGACCTCAAG GTATGTGAGGAGAAGCTGGTTCTAGCTCAGGAAGAGCTGGTGGCCAACAGAAACCAGCTTAGTTCTCACGAAACCCAGATCCAGGAGCTAAAGACGGCCCGCACGAAGCTGGAGAAAGACCTCAGCAAGAGAGACGAGAAGATCAAACAGCAGGTGGAGGCTCTACAGAAGCTCCAGAAACAACAG GAACAAATTGAGGAGCAGCTGAAGAAGGAGAAGGCTCAATGGGAGGAGCTCAAAGAGTGCCAGAGCGCTCtggaaaaagacaaaaacaaactgTCCGCTGATCTTAAAGCTCTGGTCGAGAAGAATGAGAAG GAGCTGAAGGAGCTCCAGGCAGCAAAGCAACTGTTGATCCAACAGAAGGTGGAGCTGCAGGGGAAGGTGGAGGCAGCTCAAGCATCTCTGGAGCAGGAACAGAGAGAGCATCAGAAGACCAAAGACTCCATcaaacaaaaacagcagcagcTCAAAGCTGAGACAGACAAACTACAACAGCAACTG GCATCAGAAGTGAAGGTTAAAGAGGAGGTGGAGAAGCAGAGGGAAGAGGCGGAGGTGAAGATGTCTTTGCAGGTGGCCGCACTGAACGAGAACGTAGCGACGCTGAAGCGAGAGTGGCAGAGCAGCCAGAGACGGGTGGGTGAGCTGGAGAAACAGACGGATGAGCTGAGAGGGGAGATCGCTGTGTTGGAGGCCACCGTCCAGAACAACCAGGATGAGAGGCGTGCACTGCTGGAGAG GTGTGTCCAGGGTGAGGGTGAGATCGAGAAGCTTCAGGCGAAGTTGGTGGAGATGCGCAGGAAGTTGGATGACACTACAGCCGCCATGCAGGAGCTTGGCCGGGAGAACCAGTCCTTACAG ATAAAACAGTCGCAGTCTCTCACGCGAAAGTGGGCGGAAGATCACGAGGTGCAGAACTGTATGGCTTGTGGGAAAGGCTTCTCTGTCACTGTCAGAAAG CACCACTGTCGACACTGTGGCAACATCTTCTGTGCAGAGTGCTCTGCCCGCAATGCCATGACACCCTCCTCCAAGAAGCCTGTCCGAGTGTGTGACAGTTGCTATGAGGAGCTCCAGGGCTGA